A single window of Syntrophus aciditrophicus SB DNA harbors:
- a CDS encoding vWA domain-containing protein gives MIQALLQFAALCRAGGLRISTSEVLDAVRCLELIDLAPEEPFRAALRANFVKEMKDEELFDRIYDLYFHALQIGADDMRSRALSGRLVDLVETFGREAQDSESALAFFDFLAGNRAAFLQELQKILELEADMPELPFSDILSPLQQKILRKGMDKLLPESALEGADIERRSLDDLLLERLGLAGHMQDELPPGLNLPGPDAEQAPGQPRDLGELPFSQLSRQEAREVHLAIERLARQLRDLVARQYRRKRSGVVDIKKTLRRAACYQGIPLELYFRRRQKRKSKVVALCDVSYSVWTAVPFMLNILYSVQDCLSRVRSFVFIARVTDVSETMKDHEIMDAIDRIMTRFKLESPQYAVYGGEEERDHVDADLEISDYGAAFSQFKEEFISVLDKKTTLIILGDGRTNFLDPGVQFLETMRDHCRRVIWLNPEPERLWGVGDSAIGTYRPFCDDVRPCRNLNELRAFITGLVL, from the coding sequence ATGATTCAAGCCCTTCTGCAGTTTGCCGCCCTGTGCCGGGCCGGAGGGTTGAGGATCTCCACGTCGGAGGTCCTGGACGCCGTCCGCTGTCTGGAGCTCATCGATCTGGCCCCCGAAGAGCCCTTTCGTGCGGCCCTGCGGGCCAACTTCGTCAAAGAGATGAAGGATGAGGAGCTTTTTGACAGAATCTACGATCTGTATTTCCATGCCCTGCAGATTGGCGCCGACGACATGCGCTCCAGGGCCCTTTCCGGCCGCCTAGTCGATCTGGTCGAGACCTTTGGCCGGGAAGCTCAAGACTCTGAGTCAGCCCTGGCCTTCTTCGATTTTCTGGCCGGCAACCGAGCCGCTTTTTTACAGGAGCTTCAGAAGATTCTGGAGCTGGAGGCTGACATGCCGGAGCTTCCCTTTTCCGACATCCTCTCCCCATTACAGCAGAAAATTCTGCGGAAAGGGATGGATAAACTCCTGCCGGAAAGCGCTCTTGAAGGCGCCGATATCGAGCGGCGCAGTCTTGACGATCTCCTGCTTGAACGCCTGGGACTTGCCGGTCACATGCAGGACGAGCTGCCCCCCGGCTTGAATCTGCCGGGCCCGGATGCCGAACAGGCCCCCGGACAGCCGCGCGATCTCGGGGAACTTCCCTTTTCCCAGCTCAGCCGCCAGGAGGCCCGGGAGGTGCACCTGGCCATTGAACGTCTGGCCCGACAACTGCGCGATCTCGTGGCGAGGCAGTATCGCAGAAAACGAAGCGGCGTTGTCGATATCAAAAAAACGCTCCGCCGCGCCGCCTGTTACCAGGGGATTCCCCTGGAGCTCTACTTTCGCCGGAGGCAGAAAAGGAAGTCGAAGGTCGTGGCCCTCTGCGACGTCTCCTATTCCGTCTGGACGGCGGTCCCCTTCATGCTCAATATCCTCTACTCCGTCCAGGACTGCCTGAGCCGTGTCCGGAGTTTCGTCTTCATCGCCAGGGTGACGGACGTCAGCGAAACGATGAAAGATCACGAAATCATGGACGCCATCGATCGGATCATGACCCGGTTCAAACTTGAATCGCCACAATACGCCGTTTATGGCGGAGAAGAGGAACGGGACCACGTCGATGCCGACCTGGAGATTTCCGACTACGGCGCAGCCTTTTCCCAGTTCAAGGAAGAGTTTATCAGTGTGCTCGACAAGAAAACGACCCTGATTATCCTGGGCGACGGCCGGACGAATTTTCTCGACCCCGGGGTGCAGTTTCTGGAGACGATGCGGGATCACTGCCGCCGGGTGATATGGCTCAATCCGGAGCCGGAACGCCTCTGGGGCGTCGGAGACAGCGCCATCGGAACCTACCGCCCCTTCTGCGACGACGTCCGCCCCTGCCGGAATCTCAACGAACTGAGGGCTTTCATAACCGGCCTGGTTCTTTGA
- a CDS encoding ferritin-like domain-containing protein codes for MDSKELIDMLNRDFADEHAAIIRYLVHAYQEGEDTPMGASLLSRSREEMWHMHWLGMIIGRLGGEPTFVPGPYPFDPTSRATLLKSYIEYEKKLIPHYHDEAEKVDDPHIRRVLHREAWESEIHARRFQRLLDKLSPEDARGLPKGGFELPPTFLETLQAELNSKYNEMLQHLRLSWLSQKEANRGWALMDQSMEKMKQLALFAEAVAEDGAAPRMKPGDVGAGQGMVQVLHKALGDVLESLGRHTRLQDDAEFKKHSGLVIKMDLAVQQESWQAEEMKDWLK; via the coding sequence ATGGACAGCAAGGAATTGATCGACATGTTGAATCGTGATTTCGCAGACGAACACGCCGCCATCATCCGCTATCTGGTTCACGCCTATCAGGAGGGAGAGGATACGCCCATGGGCGCCAGCCTCCTCTCCCGTTCCCGCGAGGAGATGTGGCATATGCACTGGCTGGGCATGATTATCGGCCGGCTGGGCGGCGAACCGACTTTCGTGCCGGGACCTTATCCCTTTGATCCCACCAGCCGCGCAACCCTGCTGAAATCCTACATTGAATATGAAAAAAAGCTGATCCCCCATTACCACGACGAAGCGGAAAAAGTGGACGATCCCCATATACGCAGGGTTCTTCATCGGGAAGCCTGGGAATCGGAGATCCATGCCCGGCGTTTTCAGCGCCTGCTCGACAAGCTCAGCCCGGAAGATGCAAGGGGGCTTCCCAAAGGAGGATTTGAACTGCCTCCCACCTTCCTGGAAACGCTCCAGGCGGAGCTGAACAGCAAATACAATGAAATGCTCCAGCATCTTCGTCTGTCCTGGCTTTCCCAGAAAGAGGCAAACAGGGGCTGGGCCCTGATGGACCAGTCCATGGAAAAGATGAAGCAACTGGCTCTTTTCGCCGAGGCTGTTGCCGAGGATGGCGCGGCGCCGCGGATGAAACCGGGGGACGTGGGCGCCGGTCAGGGGATGGTACAGGTTCTTCACAAAGCCCTGGGGGATGTTCTGGAATCGCTGGGGCGTCACACCAGACTGCAGGACGACGCGGAATTTAAAAAACACTCCGGCCTGGTCATCAAGATGGACCTCGCGGTTCAACAGGAATCCTGGCAGGCTGAAGAAATGAAAGACTGGCTGAAGTAG
- a CDS encoding PPC domain-containing DNA-binding protein codes for MKFSRARQGRIFILRLEDGEIVHEMIERFAEEQSIRAAALIAVGGADAGSRLVVGPEEGRSTPISPMELLLDNAHEVAGTGTLFPDEEGHPLVHMHFALGRKNQTVTGCIRKGVKVWHILEVIVFELLDTSAHREADPVLGFKLLQPE; via the coding sequence ATGAAATTTTCCCGGGCCCGGCAAGGGCGTATCTTTATCCTCCGTCTTGAAGACGGAGAAATTGTACACGAAATGATTGAGCGCTTTGCGGAGGAACAGTCAATCCGCGCGGCCGCCCTGATCGCGGTGGGCGGTGCGGATGCAGGCAGCCGCCTTGTCGTCGGTCCTGAAGAAGGCCGTTCAACGCCGATTTCTCCAATGGAACTCCTGCTGGACAATGCCCATGAAGTGGCCGGCACGGGCACCCTCTTCCCCGATGAAGAGGGGCACCCTCTGGTTCACATGCATTTCGCCCTGGGCCGGAAGAATCAGACCGTGACGGGCTGCATCCGCAAAGGAGTCAAGGTCTGGCATATTCTTGAGGTCATTGTCTTTGAATTGCTCGATACATCGGCTCATCGGGAGGCGGATCCGGTTCTCGGCTTCAAACTGCTGCAACCGGAATGA
- a CDS encoding site-2 protease family protein: protein MFGNRITLFKLLGFEVRIDASWLLLALLVTWSLAKGVFPGSYKAAESTYWAMGVFGALGLFLSIIFHELCHSLVATRYGIPMKGITLFIFGGVAEMDDEPPSAKAEFLMAIAGPLSSLALGLTFHGVTYAGRNLGWPGSISTVTSYLGLINFVLAGFNLLPAFPLDGGRVLRSMLWGWKGNLRWATRISSSIGSTFGILLIVMGIFGLFRGNFIGGLWWLMIGLFLRNAAQMSYTQVLARKVLEGEKVRRFMVPDPITVSRALTLEEFVNDYVYRYHFKMFPVVSFDRLVGCITVRQAAEVPREEWREHTVGEIAGACTPDITVGPDEDAVRALAKMSRTTNSRLLVVEGDRLVGIVTLKDMLRFLSLKLELRDMKP, encoded by the coding sequence ATGTTCGGAAACCGCATCACCCTTTTCAAACTGCTGGGTTTTGAAGTGCGCATCGATGCCAGTTGGCTGCTGCTGGCGCTTCTGGTAACCTGGTCATTGGCTAAGGGCGTTTTCCCGGGCTCCTATAAGGCTGCCGAAAGTACATACTGGGCAATGGGGGTTTTCGGGGCGCTGGGGCTCTTTCTCTCCATTATTTTTCATGAACTCTGTCATTCCCTGGTTGCCACCCGCTATGGAATTCCCATGAAAGGGATCACGCTGTTCATCTTTGGTGGTGTTGCGGAAATGGACGATGAGCCGCCCAGCGCCAAGGCGGAATTTCTCATGGCCATCGCCGGCCCCCTCTCCAGTCTCGCCCTGGGTCTGACGTTCCATGGAGTCACGTATGCGGGAAGGAACCTGGGTTGGCCGGGATCGATTTCGACGGTGACATCCTATCTGGGGCTGATCAATTTTGTCCTTGCCGGCTTCAATCTGCTGCCGGCCTTCCCCTTGGACGGCGGGCGCGTCCTGCGATCGATGTTATGGGGCTGGAAGGGCAATCTCCGCTGGGCGACGCGCATTTCTTCTTCGATAGGTTCCACTTTCGGCATCCTGCTGATCGTGATGGGCATTTTCGGCCTGTTCCGGGGCAATTTCATCGGCGGGTTGTGGTGGCTGATGATCGGTCTCTTCCTGCGCAACGCGGCACAGATGTCTTACACCCAGGTTCTGGCGCGGAAAGTTCTGGAAGGGGAAAAGGTCCGCCGTTTCATGGTGCCGGACCCGATCACGGTATCCCGCGCCCTTACCCTGGAAGAATTTGTCAATGATTACGTCTATCGGTACCATTTCAAGATGTTTCCTGTGGTTTCCTTTGACCGTCTCGTGGGCTGCATCACCGTCCGTCAGGCGGCGGAGGTCCCCCGGGAGGAGTGGAGAGAGCACACGGTGGGAGAAATTGCCGGAGCGTGCACTCCGGATATCACGGTCGGACCGGATGAAGATGCCGTCCGCGCTCTGGCAAAAATGAGCCGGACGACAAACAGTCGTCTGCTCGTGGTTGAAGGCGATCGACTGGTGGGCATTGTCACCCTCAAGGATATGCTGCGTTTTCTGTCCCTGAAACTGGAACTGCGGGACATGAAGCCATAA
- a CDS encoding FAD-binding oxidoreductase: protein MTTKPYLEEADIVYLTGLVGTERFSRGESIRSHHSHDESFHRPSLPEAVLWPENTGEVSRIVAYACERGIPVTPWGAGSSLEGNPIPVRGGIVLDLQRMNRLLAVRSEDFQADVEAGVIYKELNRILEKEGLFFPPDPGAAATIGGMIGNNASGIRSVRYGATRDYVMRLTVVLPDGQVIRTGSRSRKSSSGYDLCRLFTGAEGTLGIITEATVKLMGLPAAFMAVRATFPSVGDATRTVFEIMRSGLAPGAMEFLDADIVRVLNRDRGLQLEECPTLLMEFSGYSERGLEDEMHFVTEICQANACLLLDRGIGPEERKRLWEIRHLTHESIRRAHPGLLSLSMDVAVPLSRYSGLVAFIKKTVVDLTAYVFGHAGDGNIHVVVMDNPDDETRWAHVEEAHRRIVRQALALEGTCTGEHGVGLGKRGFMAMEHGESLETMKKIKALLDPRGIMNPGKMFP from the coding sequence ATGACCACAAAACCTTATCTTGAAGAGGCGGATATCGTTTATCTGACCGGACTTGTGGGTACGGAAAGATTTTCCCGCGGGGAGTCGATCCGCTCTCATCATTCCCATGACGAATCCTTCCACAGACCCAGTCTGCCGGAGGCCGTTCTCTGGCCTGAAAATACTGGCGAGGTCAGCAGGATCGTCGCTTATGCCTGCGAGCGTGGGATTCCGGTGACCCCCTGGGGCGCGGGCAGCTCGCTGGAAGGCAATCCGATTCCTGTAAGAGGGGGGATTGTGCTGGACCTTCAGCGGATGAACCGGCTCCTCGCCGTTCGTTCGGAGGATTTTCAGGCAGATGTGGAAGCCGGGGTGATTTATAAAGAACTGAACCGCATCCTGGAAAAGGAAGGGCTTTTTTTCCCCCCGGATCCCGGCGCGGCGGCGACCATCGGCGGGATGATCGGAAACAACGCCAGCGGCATCCGGAGTGTGAGATACGGTGCAACCCGGGATTACGTGATGCGGCTTACCGTGGTTCTGCCTGATGGGCAGGTGATCAGGACGGGCAGCCGCTCCCGCAAGTCTTCCTCCGGCTATGACCTCTGCCGCCTGTTCACAGGCGCCGAGGGTACTCTGGGCATCATCACCGAAGCTACAGTGAAACTTATGGGACTTCCGGCCGCGTTCATGGCGGTCCGCGCAACCTTTCCCTCCGTCGGCGATGCCACCCGGACGGTCTTTGAAATCATGCGCTCTGGACTGGCCCCCGGGGCGATGGAATTCCTCGATGCGGATATCGTAAGGGTCCTCAACCGGGATCGAGGTCTCCAGCTTGAAGAATGTCCCACTCTCCTCATGGAATTCAGCGGTTACAGCGAAAGGGGACTGGAAGATGAAATGCACTTTGTTACCGAAATCTGCCAGGCCAACGCCTGTCTTCTTCTGGATCGGGGAATCGGCCCCGAAGAGCGGAAGCGGCTCTGGGAAATCCGCCATCTGACCCATGAATCCATCCGGCGCGCCCATCCGGGACTTCTTTCGCTGAGCATGGATGTCGCCGTTCCCCTGTCCCGCTATTCGGGGCTGGTGGCCTTCATCAAGAAGACGGTGGTGGATCTGACGGCCTATGTTTTCGGACACGCGGGGGACGGCAATATTCATGTGGTGGTGATGGACAATCCCGACGACGAAACGCGGTGGGCGCACGTGGAGGAGGCTCATCGCCGAATTGTCCGCCAGGCCCTGGCCTTGGAAGGAACCTGCACCGGGGAGCACGGGGTCGGGCTGGGAAAGAGGGGCTTCATGGCCATGGAACACGGCGAGAGCCTGGAAACGATGAAAAAGATCAAGGCGCTTTTAGATCCCCGGGGAATCATGAACCCAGGCAAAATGTTTCCCTGA
- a CDS encoding MBL fold metallo-hydrolase yields MKFNDDIFVYEWTEYYDNNCNSYYIGGTAQVLIDPGHARYLPLLLDDMAKDGVRREDIRTIINTHAHSDHIEGSLLFNGSDVKIALHEADVAFYNSEANARLCRMFGQDVPRIDINLILHEGELSLGDETFQIVHAPGHSPGSIGLYWPRTGALFSGDVIFDQNVGRTDFPGGDGNLLKQSIVRLSQLGAEFLFPGHMGMVLGREQVKRNFEMVVQHVFPYI; encoded by the coding sequence ATGAAGTTTAATGACGACATCTTCGTTTATGAATGGACGGAGTATTACGACAACAACTGCAACAGCTATTATATCGGCGGCACGGCACAGGTCCTGATCGATCCGGGACATGCCAGATACCTGCCGCTCCTCCTCGATGATATGGCTAAGGACGGCGTCAGGCGCGAGGACATCCGCACCATCATCAATACCCATGCCCATTCCGATCATATCGAAGGAAGCTTGCTGTTCAATGGTTCCGACGTTAAAATCGCCCTTCACGAAGCGGATGTAGCCTTTTACAACAGTGAAGCGAATGCGCGGCTCTGCCGCATGTTCGGCCAGGATGTTCCCCGGATCGACATCAACCTGATCCTGCATGAAGGCGAACTGTCTCTGGGGGATGAAACCTTCCAGATCGTCCATGCTCCCGGCCATTCCCCCGGTTCCATAGGTCTGTACTGGCCTCGCACCGGCGCGCTTTTTTCCGGAGATGTCATCTTCGATCAGAATGTGGGCAGGACCGATTTTCCCGGCGGCGACGGGAATTTATTGAAGCAGAGTATTGTCCGGCTGTCGCAACTGGGTGCGGAGTTCCTTTTTCCCGGTCACATGGGCATGGTTCTCGGTCGGGAACAGGTGAAAAGAAACTTCGAGATGGTTGTCCAACACGTATTCCCTTATATTTAG
- a CDS encoding universal stress protein — MFKHILVPVDFSPKNRHALDIALKIAESDKSRISLLHVVEIIADTTFEEYREFYAGLEKRAQKKMASLTAFCEAQGVPAADRIAFGNRVQEILSHAAETGVDLIVMSSHKLQIEEPPQDWGTISYKVGILSQCPVLLVK, encoded by the coding sequence ATGTTCAAGCATATTCTTGTCCCTGTCGACTTTTCACCTAAAAACAGGCACGCACTGGACATTGCCCTGAAAATTGCCGAGTCGGACAAGTCCCGCATCAGTCTGCTCCACGTTGTGGAGATCATCGCTGACACGACCTTTGAAGAATATCGGGAATTTTATGCCGGCCTCGAAAAGAGGGCGCAAAAAAAAATGGCCAGCCTGACCGCCTTCTGCGAAGCTCAGGGCGTTCCGGCGGCAGACCGGATCGCCTTCGGCAACAGGGTGCAGGAAATCCTGAGTCACGCCGCTGAAACAGGGGTGGATCTGATTGTCATGAGCTCTCACAAGCTGCAGATTGAAGAACCGCCTCAGGATTGGGGAACCATCAGCTATAAAGTGGGCATCCTCTCTCAGTGTCCGGTCCTGCTGGTGAAATAA
- a CDS encoding MBL fold metallo-hydrolase yields MIEEIAGNFYRITLPMPFRLNHIQSFALVQDRHVTLFDTDLDIPEGISTLEDCLQRIGRSIADIDRIFLTHYHVDHCGMAGRLKEISGARIYLSEVDYEALRNQNREKELFQHIRHFCQEHDVSDSLIDTLQEIHFYFSRATYPFEVDELLPPYAWYTSGNRAFQAIPAPGHTRGQVCFYFPGEAILLAGDHVLPEITPNLSIDLFHPEWHPLGDFLESLKRVNTLKVDRAFPSHGSTMDNFPSRIHEIEVHHGERKELILQAVRGGYDTVREVSLKIFGEDLPEFDQYLALHETCVHLLELKSEGLIREMRSGMKKRYLPQ; encoded by the coding sequence TTGATCGAAGAAATTGCCGGAAACTTTTACAGAATTACGCTTCCCATGCCTTTTCGGCTGAATCATATTCAGTCTTTCGCCCTGGTTCAAGACAGGCATGTGACACTCTTTGACACGGACCTGGATATTCCGGAAGGAATTTCAACTCTCGAGGACTGTCTTCAGCGTATTGGTCGCTCCATCGCCGACATCGACAGGATCTTCCTCACCCATTATCATGTCGATCATTGCGGTATGGCCGGACGTTTAAAGGAAATAAGCGGCGCCCGGATCTATCTTTCCGAAGTCGACTATGAAGCCCTCCGGAATCAGAACCGTGAAAAAGAGTTATTCCAGCACATACGGCACTTCTGTCAGGAGCATGATGTATCTGATTCCCTGATCGACACGCTGCAGGAAATTCACTTCTATTTCAGCCGAGCCACCTATCCCTTCGAAGTCGATGAACTTCTCCCTCCTTACGCGTGGTACACATCGGGCAATCGCGCCTTTCAGGCGATCCCCGCCCCCGGTCATACGCGGGGACAGGTCTGCTTTTATTTTCCCGGAGAGGCCATCCTCCTAGCCGGTGACCATGTTCTGCCGGAGATAACCCCCAATCTCAGCATCGATCTGTTTCATCCCGAATGGCATCCCCTGGGAGATTTCCTCGAATCTCTGAAACGGGTCAATACCTTGAAGGTCGATCGCGCGTTTCCATCTCACGGCAGCACCATGGACAATTTTCCCTCCCGGATTCATGAGATCGAAGTGCATCATGGAGAACGAAAGGAACTGATTTTGCAGGCAGTGCGCGGAGGTTACGACACCGTTCGGGAAGTATCCCTGAAAATCTTCGGGGAAGACCTGCCCGAATTCGATCAATATCTGGCACTCCATGAAACCTGCGTGCACCTGCTTGAACTGAAAAGTGAAGGTTTGATCAGGGAAATGCGGTCGGGCATGAAAAAGCGTTATCTTCCCCAGTGA
- a CDS encoding GNAT family N-acetyltransferase has translation MERVSEFEDEKLRIRELMIDDFPDVFHIGEEIFTAEFSQSLYRTWDEFEITTLFNSDNELCLVAEVGGKIQGFALGTTVEKRNSPWKYGYLIWLGVREEAQKGEVGTRLFNEIKRRMKDQGARMIIIDTSADNEAALSFFQKMGFKDRQEHVFLSLNLTRRTKKPRKKKP, from the coding sequence ATGGAAAGAGTATCGGAATTTGAAGACGAAAAGCTGCGCATCCGGGAATTGATGATCGATGATTTTCCCGATGTTTTCCACATCGGCGAAGAGATTTTTACCGCCGAGTTTTCCCAGAGCCTCTACCGCACGTGGGATGAATTTGAAATCACAACCCTTTTCAATTCAGACAACGAACTTTGCCTGGTGGCGGAGGTCGGCGGAAAGATCCAGGGCTTTGCCCTGGGAACCACCGTGGAGAAACGCAACTCCCCTTGGAAGTACGGGTATCTGATCTGGCTGGGGGTGCGGGAGGAAGCTCAGAAAGGAGAGGTGGGCACCCGGCTGTTCAATGAAATAAAGCGCCGGATGAAAGACCAGGGGGCGAGGATGATCATCATCGATACTTCCGCCGACAACGAAGCGGCTCTCTCCTTCTTTCAGAAGATGGGATTCAAGGACAGGCAGGAACACGTATTCCTGTCCCTCAACCTCACCCGCAGAACCAAAAAGCCCAGGAAAAAGAAGCCATGA
- a CDS encoding HDIG domain-containing metalloprotein translates to MDRSSAVELLHSYIQNERMLQHSYAAEAVMRALARRLGRDEDQWGLAGLLHDLDVEKVQADLTVHGLEAAKILEEKGVDPEIIEAIVMHNEMASGKPRQQEFHFALAAGETLTGLIMATALVYPDRKLASVKPKSVVKRMKEKNFAASVSRDCILECEKLGIPLSEFVDLSLKAMQEISGHLGL, encoded by the coding sequence ATGGATCGTTCATCTGCTGTCGAACTGCTTCATTCATACATTCAAAATGAAAGGATGCTTCAGCATTCCTACGCGGCGGAAGCCGTCATGCGGGCGCTGGCCAGGCGGCTGGGGCGGGACGAAGATCAATGGGGGCTGGCCGGCCTGCTTCATGACCTGGATGTGGAAAAGGTTCAGGCCGACCTGACCGTCCATGGTCTGGAAGCCGCGAAAATCCTTGAGGAGAAGGGTGTGGACCCGGAGATCATCGAGGCGATTGTCATGCACAACGAAATGGCGAGCGGCAAGCCTCGACAGCAGGAATTCCATTTCGCCCTGGCCGCAGGCGAAACATTGACCGGACTGATCATGGCGACCGCTCTTGTCTATCCGGATCGGAAACTGGCCAGCGTCAAACCCAAGTCCGTCGTCAAACGCATGAAAGAGAAAAATTTTGCAGCCTCGGTCAGTCGGGACTGTATCCTGGAATGTGAAAAGCTGGGGATTCCCCTTTCGGAATTCGTTGATCTTTCTTTAAAGGCCATGCAGGAGATCAGCGGGCACCTGGGGTTGTGA
- a CDS encoding helix-turn-helix domain-containing protein, with amino-acid sequence MNVEEVRETLGDYLIRERESRNITTEDLARATHLSVHFIEALEHNDFSRFSQKESIPGFLKLYARHLPLNYEGVLKRYQLENERILKQLVQKELPLSRDYGSPVTQARGSRWPAGQLGRWIIPSACAVMAVAISLSIYLAPEKAQPPVVPSSAKFYSTAQDLQKPQPAPIQPNPVDADYPASSTPLPEKPAVPASAEPLMPLEKPPAPATVSETEKVVVVGNRDSKRYHLPGMKYYNEVKAYHRVLFDSEEEALKAGYYRARE; translated from the coding sequence ATGAATGTTGAAGAAGTCCGAGAAACTTTAGGAGACTACCTGATCAGGGAAAGGGAATCTCGAAATATCACGACGGAAGATCTGGCCAGAGCTACTCATCTGAGTGTTCATTTCATTGAGGCCCTTGAACATAACGATTTTTCCCGATTTTCTCAAAAAGAATCGATCCCTGGTTTTTTAAAGCTTTATGCGAGGCATCTGCCTCTCAATTACGAGGGCGTACTGAAACGGTATCAGTTAGAAAATGAACGCATTCTGAAACAGCTGGTCCAAAAGGAATTGCCTTTATCACGAGACTATGGCTCTCCTGTCACACAGGCCCGGGGAAGCCGGTGGCCTGCCGGTCAGCTCGGCAGATGGATAATTCCGTCAGCCTGTGCCGTCATGGCCGTGGCCATCTCCCTGTCCATCTATCTGGCGCCGGAAAAAGCTCAGCCGCCGGTCGTTCCCAGCTCAGCGAAGTTTTACTCGACGGCACAGGATTTACAAAAGCCGCAGCCGGCGCCGATTCAGCCGAATCCTGTCGACGCAGATTATCCAGCCTCATCAACGCCGCTCCCTGAGAAACCAGCAGTCCCCGCATCCGCGGAACCTTTGATGCCTTTAGAGAAACCGCCCGCCCCGGCGACGGTTTCTGAAACGGAAAAGGTTGTGGTTGTCGGCAATCGGGACAGTAAGCGATACCATCTTCCCGGCATGAAATATTACAACGAGGTCAAGGCCTACCACCGGGTCCTGTTCGACTCGGAAGAAGAAGCACTGAAAGCCGGTTATTATCGAGCGAGAGAGTAG
- a CDS encoding M20 family metallopeptidase, with protein sequence MTSDLKRVERAIYPARLRKTLLDLLDIYSPSGKEEDMQLYLTEILERGGAVVKRQEVEEERYNLLVTMGKGEPLLYLVGHVDTIPAWDLESSGPNEENGIFYGLGSADMKGGCAAMVETWLALSEALPSAERPPVGLLLVVGEEENGDGSAAFLESRRPPWVIIGEPTGLAPCFAHYGYLEASFITSGLRSHSSLPELGHNAVESMLRLLLHLGKNALFNREESDIVYSIREMSSSPAGFVVPDRCETWIDLHLPPGREPEIVQEAIRRIVAEAHRYIPDLVVEVNFDFTFGGYDLGSENRMASCLKEIYAELNLPFRLDSFRSHSDGNLFFAAGTNPLILGPGSLETAHTPDEQVLFEDVLTAARIYAALCLKFSA encoded by the coding sequence ATGACCAGCGACCTGAAACGCGTCGAGAGGGCGATCTATCCAGCCAGACTGCGGAAAACGCTTCTGGATCTCCTCGATATCTATTCCCCGTCCGGAAAGGAAGAGGATATGCAGCTCTACCTGACCGAGATCCTCGAAAGAGGGGGGGCGGTCGTGAAACGTCAGGAGGTGGAGGAGGAACGCTACAACCTCCTTGTCACCATGGGAAAGGGCGAGCCCCTGCTCTATCTCGTCGGCCACGTGGATACCATCCCCGCCTGGGATCTGGAGTCCTCCGGACCAAACGAAGAAAACGGCATCTTTTACGGTCTGGGAAGCGCGGACATGAAAGGAGGCTGCGCGGCGATGGTGGAAACCTGGCTGGCCCTTTCCGAGGCCCTTCCTTCCGCTGAACGGCCGCCGGTCGGTCTGCTGCTGGTCGTCGGCGAGGAAGAAAATGGAGACGGCAGCGCCGCTTTTCTTGAATCCCGCCGCCCTCCCTGGGTCATCATCGGTGAACCGACCGGCCTGGCGCCCTGTTTTGCCCATTACGGTTATCTGGAAGCCAGCTTTATCACGAGCGGCCTCAGGAGCCACTCGTCCCTTCCCGAACTGGGACACAACGCCGTGGAATCCATGCTGCGGCTCCTGCTGCATCTGGGGAAAAACGCCCTGTTCAACCGGGAGGAGTCGGATATCGTCTATTCGATCCGTGAAATGAGCTCTTCTCCCGCAGGGTTTGTCGTTCCTGACCGCTGCGAAACCTGGATCGATCTCCACCTTCCGCCCGGCAGGGAACCGGAAATCGTCCAGGAGGCGATCCGCCGGATCGTCGCGGAGGCGCACCGGTACATTCCTGATCTGGTCGTGGAGGTGAACTTTGATTTCACTTTCGGCGGTTATGATCTCGGCTCCGAAAACCGGATGGCAAGCTGCTTAAAAGAGATCTACGCCGAATTGAATTTGCCCTTTCGCCTTGATTCCTTCCGCTCCCATTCCGACGGCAACCTTTTCTTCGCGGCGGGAACGAACCCCTTGATTCTCGGTCCCGGCTCCCTGGAAACAGCCCATACGCCGGACGAGCAGGTTCTTTTCGAGGACGTATTGACGGCGGCCCGAATTTATGCCGCCCTCTGCCTGAAGTTTTCTGCGTGA